One part of the Phycisphaerae bacterium genome encodes these proteins:
- a CDS encoding inorganic diphosphatase, producing the protein MPIDNRYLQVPAGTHIPDVVNVIVEIPKGRRSKFEVDKVTGLMKLDRYLYSSSHYPGDYGFIPQTLAEDGDALDVLVMVNEPTFTGCLIETRVIGLFRMKDRGLNDFKVLGVPHSDPLFAEYLDLDDVPPHFLREVQHFFAVYKQLEGAATETLGWASAEEGIAEVRRAVDRHAQR; encoded by the coding sequence ATGCCGATCGACAATCGCTATCTTCAGGTTCCAGCCGGCACGCATATTCCCGATGTGGTTAATGTCATCGTCGAAATCCCGAAAGGCCGGCGCAGCAAGTTCGAAGTCGACAAAGTCACGGGTCTGATGAAGCTCGATCGGTACCTGTATTCCTCCAGCCACTATCCCGGTGACTACGGTTTCATTCCGCAGACGCTTGCGGAGGATGGCGACGCGCTGGACGTTCTCGTCATGGTGAACGAGCCGACGTTTACGGGCTGCCTGATCGAGACGCGGGTGATTGGTCTGTTTCGCATGAAGGATCGCGGGTTGAACGACTTCAAGGTGCTTGGTGTGCCGCACTCCGATCCGCTATTCGCTGAATATCTCGATCTGGATGACGTACCTCCGCACTTTCTCCGGGAGGTTCAGCACTTCTTCGCGGTCTATAAGCAGCTTGAAGGCGCCGCGACCGAAACCCTAGGCTGGGCGTCGGCCGAGGAGGGCATCGCCGAGGTTCGGCGCGCGGTTGACCGCCATGCACAACGTTGA
- the gcvP gene encoding aminomethyl-transferring glycine dehydrogenase: protein MPQTIMPLDLLNPSDSFIHRHIGPRDSDIRAMLGTLGYRSLDELIDDTVPSEIRMRESLAIGAPRGEHELLVELKGIASKNKVFRSLIGMGYSGCITPAVILRNILENPGWYTQYTPYQAEIAQGRLEALLNFQTMVADLTGLPLANASLLDEATAAAEAMTMCHRIVGGDRTAFFVSCDCHPQTINLVRTRAKPLGLQVTVGDLGTADFSGGAYFGALTQYPATDGRIECHKEIAQKIHSAGGLLVVATDLLALTLLTPPGEWGADIAIGNSQRFGVPMGFGGPHAAFMSTREEYARQMPGRIVGVSKDAHGRTGFRLAIQTREQHIRREKATSNICTAQVLLAIMAGMYAVYHGPAGLRRIAQRVSAYARGIRAGLRKAGHRVGEGPIFDTIRVTPNSRSAVDVMTAARTRGINLRDFRDGSIGISVDETTDVATARDVLSAFGVPVDLDFESLVRGEKDPVDEQFARTTPYMTHPVFNSYHSETEMLRYLYTLQQRDLSLATSMISLGSCTMKLNGTSEMIPVTWPEFANLHPYAPAEQTRGYEILIERLENWLSEITGFAATSLQPNAGSQGEYAGLLVIRAYHEHRGEGGRNVCLIPVSAHGTNAASAVMAGFRVVPVAIDAHGAIDVADLKSKAEAHRRELAALMVTYPSTAGIFEETVKDICRVVHDHGGQVYMDGANMNAQVGLCRPGDIGADVCHLNLHKTFCIPHGGGGPGMGPICVAAHLVPFLPGDPLATEDTGRSIGAVSAAAHGSAAILPISYVYIALMGAEGLKRATQIAILNANYMAKRLEEHYPLVYRGRTGRVAHEFILDCRPFDKSAGVKIDDIAKRLIDYGFHAPTMSWPVPGTLMIEPTESESKAELDRFCDAMISIRDEIRAVEEGRADRDDNVLKGAPHTAQAVAADSWSHSYSREQAAFPAEWVRDRKFWPYVGRIDNVWGDRNLMCACPPMTAE, encoded by the coding sequence ATGCCTCAGACAATTATGCCCCTCGATTTACTAAATCCCTCCGATTCGTTTATCCACAGGCACATCGGTCCTCGCGATTCGGATATTCGCGCCATGCTGGGGACGTTAGGCTATCGATCGCTTGATGAACTCATCGACGATACGGTCCCGAGCGAAATTCGAATGCGCGAGTCGCTGGCGATCGGCGCTCCGCGAGGCGAGCACGAACTGCTTGTCGAACTGAAGGGAATCGCCTCGAAGAACAAGGTCTTTCGATCGTTGATCGGCATGGGCTACTCCGGTTGCATCACGCCGGCGGTCATTCTTCGGAATATTCTTGAGAATCCGGGCTGGTACACTCAGTACACGCCTTATCAGGCCGAGATTGCGCAGGGCCGGCTTGAAGCGCTGCTGAATTTCCAGACGATGGTGGCCGATCTGACCGGTCTGCCGCTGGCGAATGCCTCACTTCTGGATGAGGCGACTGCCGCGGCCGAAGCCATGACCATGTGCCATCGGATTGTCGGCGGAGACCGTACGGCTTTCTTTGTGTCGTGTGATTGTCACCCGCAGACGATCAACCTTGTCAGGACGCGTGCAAAGCCGCTTGGGTTGCAGGTGACTGTCGGAGACCTTGGGACTGCTGATTTCTCCGGCGGCGCCTATTTTGGCGCGCTCACGCAGTATCCCGCGACCGACGGCCGAATCGAATGCCATAAGGAAATCGCCCAGAAGATTCATTCGGCGGGGGGGCTGCTCGTCGTCGCGACCGACCTGCTCGCGCTTACATTGCTCACGCCGCCGGGTGAATGGGGTGCCGATATCGCGATCGGAAATTCTCAGCGTTTCGGCGTGCCGATGGGGTTCGGCGGACCGCACGCGGCGTTCATGTCCACTCGTGAGGAATACGCGCGGCAGATGCCCGGGCGGATCGTCGGCGTGTCGAAGGATGCACATGGCCGGACGGGATTTCGGCTGGCGATTCAGACGCGCGAACAGCACATTCGCCGTGAGAAGGCGACCAGCAACATCTGCACCGCGCAGGTGCTGCTTGCGATCATGGCGGGAATGTATGCGGTCTACCACGGACCGGCCGGGTTAAGACGAATTGCCCAGCGGGTGTCGGCCTACGCGCGCGGCATTCGCGCCGGCCTGCGCAAGGCGGGCCACCGCGTGGGCGAGGGACCCATCTTCGATACGATTCGCGTCACGCCGAATTCGCGATCCGCAGTGGATGTCATGACCGCGGCACGCACGCGGGGCATCAACTTACGGGATTTCCGCGACGGATCCATCGGTATTTCGGTCGACGAAACCACCGACGTCGCCACGGCCCGGGACGTTCTCTCGGCGTTCGGCGTTCCGGTGGATCTTGATTTTGAGTCTCTGGTTCGGGGGGAGAAGGACCCCGTTGATGAGCAATTCGCACGTACGACGCCGTACATGACCCACCCCGTCTTTAATTCGTATCACTCAGAGACGGAAATGCTGCGGTATCTCTACACATTGCAGCAGCGCGATCTGTCGCTGGCCACATCGATGATCTCGCTCGGTTCATGCACGATGAAGCTCAACGGCACCAGCGAGATGATTCCCGTGACGTGGCCTGAGTTCGCCAACCTGCATCCCTATGCTCCGGCTGAACAGACGCGCGGCTACGAAATTCTGATTGAACGACTGGAGAACTGGCTTTCGGAAATCACGGGGTTCGCGGCCACGTCGCTTCAGCCGAACGCCGGCTCGCAGGGCGAATATGCGGGCCTTCTGGTGATTCGCGCATATCACGAGCATCGCGGCGAAGGCGGGCGCAACGTCTGCCTCATTCCGGTTTCGGCGCATGGCACAAACGCCGCCAGCGCGGTCATGGCGGGATTCCGAGTCGTGCCGGTTGCGATCGACGCTCATGGCGCGATCGATGTGGCGGATTTGAAATCCAAGGCGGAGGCGCATCGCCGAGAACTGGCTGCGCTGATGGTGACATATCCGTCGACGGCCGGCATCTTCGAGGAAACCGTGAAGGATATCTGCCGGGTTGTTCACGATCACGGCGGTCAGGTTTATATGGACGGCGCGAATATGAATGCCCAGGTCGGATTGTGCCGTCCGGGTGATATTGGCGCTGACGTCTGCCATCTGAACCTGCACAAAACCTTTTGCATTCCGCATGGCGGCGGAGGCCCGGGCATGGGGCCGATCTGCGTGGCCGCGCACCTTGTCCCGTTTTTGCCGGGGGATCCGCTGGCAACCGAAGACACCGGACGATCGATCGGAGCGGTTTCCGCGGCGGCGCACGGCAGCGCAGCGATTCTTCCGATCTCCTATGTCTACATCGCGCTGATGGGCGCGGAAGGCCTGAAGCGAGCGACTCAGATAGCAATACTCAACGCCAACTACATGGCGAAGCGGCTTGAAGAGCACTATCCGCTTGTTTATCGCGGCCGAACGGGGCGCGTGGCTCACGAGTTCATTCTTGACTGTCGGCCCTTCGACAAGAGTGCGGGCGTAAAGATCGACGATATTGCCAAGCGGCTGATCGATTACGGCTTTCACGCGCCGACGATGAGTTGGCCGGTGCCGGGTACGCTGATGATCGAGCCGACGGAGAGTGAATCGAAAGCGGAACTGGATCGCTTCTGTGATGCGATGATTTCGATTCGCGACGAGATTCGAGCGGTCGAGGAAGGTCGCGCCGATCGGGACGATAACGTGCTCAAGGGGGCGCCGCACACGGCGCAGGCCGTCGCGGCCGATTCGTGGTCGCATTCCTATTCGCGCGAACAGGCTGCGTTTCCTGCGGAGTGGGTCCGTGATCGCAAGTTCTGGCCGTATGTGGGGCGAATCGACAACGTATGGGGCGACCGCAATCTGATGTGCGCGTGTCCGCCAATGACCGCTGAGTAG
- the gcvH gene encoding glycine cleavage system protein GcvH — protein sequence MAVSEDRRYLKSHEWHKLEGEICTIGITQFAADELTDVTFVSLPSTGKELTAGKPFGEIESVKATSDLISGVSGVVTAVNTRLNDSPELVNNDPLGDGWMIKVKLTHPSEYEKLLSPTDYQAQLGSH from the coding sequence ATGGCTGTTTCTGAGGATAGGCGGTATCTCAAATCACACGAATGGCACAAGCTCGAAGGCGAGATCTGCACAATCGGCATCACCCAGTTTGCCGCCGATGAACTGACGGATGTCACGTTTGTTTCCCTGCCGTCGACCGGCAAGGAACTGACAGCCGGCAAGCCTTTCGGGGAAATCGAAAGTGTCAAGGCAACGAGCGACCTGATCAGCGGGGTCTCGGGGGTGGTGACGGCGGTCAACACCCGGCTCAACGACTCACCGGAACTGGTCAATAACGATCCGCTGGGCGATGGTTGGATGATCAAGGTGAAACTGACCCACCCGTCAGAGTATGAGAAGCTGCTGTCGCCCACGGATTATCAGGCACAGCTTGGTTCCCATTGA
- the gcvT gene encoding glycine cleavage system aminomethyltransferase GcvT: MLQTSLYETHKRLGARLVEFGGWEMPVMYRGINEEHIHTRTAASIFDVSHMGRIKFTGDSAEKLLDRVCTRNIAKLAVGKSAYSHVCNEQGGILDDVIVSRFKDHLYTVCNAGNREKILSHLKKHADGLNVKIDDTTMGTAMFAIQGPATIPLFQSQSDKLPIKVGDMPRYGFITGSYMGMGYTVFRSGYTGEDGFEFVLPSMAGVLVWDFLTKEGGADRVTIKPAGLGARDTLRLEAGMPLYGHELTENIDPISAGCKWCVDLTKDFVGVGALRKVDSEGPRRKITGLVLEGRRIARQGAKILSGDREVGEVTSGTLSPTLGKSIAMGYVDSGLCNPDAKLGVDVSGTAVAATVAPLPFYKRGS; the protein is encoded by the coding sequence ATGTTACAGACATCACTCTACGAAACGCATAAACGGCTGGGCGCTCGGCTGGTGGAATTCGGCGGATGGGAGATGCCGGTCATGTACCGGGGCATCAACGAGGAGCACATCCATACCCGCACCGCGGCGAGCATTTTTGACGTGTCCCATATGGGGCGAATCAAATTCACCGGCGATAGTGCCGAGAAACTGCTCGACCGCGTTTGCACCCGCAACATCGCAAAGCTTGCCGTCGGGAAGTCCGCGTACAGCCACGTCTGCAACGAACAGGGAGGAATCCTCGATGACGTGATCGTGTCACGATTCAAGGATCACCTGTACACGGTGTGCAACGCCGGCAACCGCGAGAAGATACTCTCTCATTTGAAAAAGCACGCCGACGGATTGAACGTCAAGATTGACGACACGACGATGGGAACGGCCATGTTTGCGATCCAGGGGCCGGCGACGATTCCACTGTTTCAATCGCAGTCGGACAAGCTGCCGATCAAGGTGGGGGACATGCCGAGATATGGCTTTATCACCGGCTCCTACATGGGAATGGGATACACCGTTTTCCGCAGCGGATACACGGGCGAAGACGGCTTTGAATTCGTCCTGCCTTCGATGGCCGGCGTGCTCGTGTGGGACTTCCTGACGAAGGAGGGGGGCGCCGATCGGGTCACGATCAAGCCTGCCGGTCTCGGTGCGCGGGACACGCTTCGGCTGGAAGCCGGCATGCCGCTGTACGGGCACGAGCTGACCGAAAACATTGATCCGATCTCGGCTGGATGCAAGTGGTGCGTTGACCTGACCAAGGATTTTGTCGGCGTGGGGGCTCTGCGAAAGGTGGACTCGGAGGGGCCGCGCCGAAAGATCACCGGCCTTGTTCTGGAGGGCCGGCGCATCGCGCGGCAAGGCGCGAAGATACTTTCCGGCGATCGCGAGGTCGGCGAGGTGACGAGCGGCACGCTCAGTCCGACACTGGGAAAATCGATCGCGATGGGCTACGTCGATTCGGGGCTATGCAATCCGGATGCAAAACTGGGGGTCGACGTGAGCGGAACAGCCGTGGCGGCGACGGTGGCGCCGCTGCCGTTCTACAAGCGAGGCAGCTAG